Proteins from a genomic interval of Sulfurimonas sp. HSL3-2:
- a CDS encoding metallophosphoesterase, producing MQMNNAYRLAVISDVHIGDPRCTLFSIMDEDEKVTPHAPYKKGEIYFNSETQNFYKYPQDRLIIERHSKDPYYRVKLDMSKDSQYTRLVEIAKEVDNLIILGDLFDIAMQRNDIAYELVKVFLDQLRSDAGTKEFIYIPGNHDYSLWRHLQWESDVTQQVNELNPAKMARHVVPGILSFKDNKKHLQLFEYVNTEITKDYPEDNSEYLLIEKKDYEHTHMDKIFGTAVTLVYPNLYIIDDQDRVTLLTHGQYFEDNWSEMSNSMNKHWDRFVAILAKQFNLTPEELADHEIAKKIEAFKEQSDNFNLPQFIQANALVGNAQSNDGYETGTPAQLDILLRNYYEVLNDGKPPKVKPSTDYITVSKIIEKADGSKPSSSSDVEWYIYRTIRELMKLTKDRHYKISKFIYGHTHVPGVSNSTVSSQLSSLGLISSGSYVSDSKDTSSNLLYVNAHPIKLQDPMPKPNKYTVINTGGWLRDHPHQKKKEKFHGFGKPCGAVIPILENGEIIEIRVLK from the coding sequence ATGCAAATGAATAACGCCTATCGTTTAGCAGTCATATCCGACGTACACATCGGAGATCCGAGATGTACGCTGTTTAGTATTATGGATGAAGATGAAAAAGTGACTCCCCATGCCCCTTATAAAAAAGGGGAAATCTATTTTAACAGTGAAACACAAAATTTTTACAAATACCCCCAAGACAGACTTATCATTGAACGTCATAGTAAAGACCCGTATTACAGAGTGAAGCTTGATATGTCAAAAGACTCTCAGTACACAAGATTGGTAGAGATCGCAAAAGAGGTAGATAATCTTATAATCCTCGGAGATCTTTTTGACATAGCGATGCAACGGAATGATATCGCTTATGAACTGGTCAAGGTGTTTCTTGATCAGCTCCGGAGTGATGCAGGAACAAAAGAGTTTATCTACATACCTGGCAATCATGACTACTCATTATGGCGTCATTTGCAATGGGAGAGTGATGTCACACAGCAAGTTAATGAACTAAATCCGGCGAAAATGGCTAGACATGTAGTCCCCGGTATTTTATCTTTTAAAGATAACAAAAAGCATTTACAGCTCTTTGAGTATGTCAATACGGAGATAACTAAAGATTATCCTGAGGATAACTCAGAGTATTTACTGATAGAAAAAAAGGATTATGAACATACACATATGGATAAGATATTCGGTACGGCTGTTACTTTGGTGTACCCGAACCTTTATATCATCGATGATCAAGATAGAGTCACGCTTCTTACACACGGTCAATATTTCGAAGATAACTGGTCTGAGATGAGTAATAGCATGAATAAGCACTGGGACAGATTTGTCGCTATATTGGCTAAACAGTTTAATCTGACTCCTGAAGAACTTGCTGATCATGAGATAGCCAAAAAGATCGAAGCCTTCAAAGAACAGTCCGATAACTTTAATCTGCCTCAGTTCATACAAGCAAATGCGCTGGTAGGAAATGCACAATCAAATGACGGTTATGAAACAGGTACTCCAGCCCAGCTTGATATCCTTTTACGGAACTATTATGAAGTACTCAATGATGGTAAACCACCGAAGGTAAAGCCTAGTACAGATTATATTACGGTAAGTAAGATCATCGAAAAGGCAGACGGTTCAAAACCTAGCAGTAGTTCGGATGTCGAATGGTATATCTACAGAACTATTCGCGAACTGATGAAACTAACTAAGGACAGACACTACAAGATAAGTAAGTTTATATATGGTCATACTCATGTTCCGGGAGTATCTAACTCTACTGTTTCATCACAGCTGTCGTCTTTAGGTCTTATTTCATCAGGTTCTTATGTGTCTGACTCCAAAGACACTTCTTCGAATCTCTTGTATGTCAATGCTCATCCTATAAAGCTTCAAGATCCTATGCCAAAACCGAATAAATATACGGTCATAAACACAGGCGGCTGGTTAAGAGATCATCCCCACCAAAAGAAAAAAGAAAAGTTTCACGGGTTTGGTAAACCTTGTGGGGCTGTTATCCCGATATTAGAAAATGGTGAAATTATAGAAATCAGAGTACTTAAGTAA
- a CDS encoding pentapeptide repeat-containing protein, with the protein MASDIIVDKMDVFAEKFEGIDLHGKKITKAEFEDCTFISCDFSETFFSSCKFIGCRFEDCNLGLMKLTNTKMGDVDFVSCKMIGIDWTMLDYKSLLATDPLRFKECILNDSNFFGLTLEGVVMKECRAKDVDFSNAKLQNANFTGSDFKGALFANTYLENANFTDAQNTSIDIRSNHLTGAIFSRYEALYLLETMGIVLVD; encoded by the coding sequence GTGGCATCGGACATAATTGTAGATAAGATGGACGTTTTTGCAGAAAAATTTGAGGGAATCGACCTTCATGGCAAGAAGATCACAAAAGCGGAGTTTGAAGATTGTACTTTTATCTCCTGTGATTTTAGTGAAACTTTTTTTTCTTCGTGCAAGTTTATCGGATGCCGTTTTGAAGACTGCAATTTAGGTCTAATGAAGCTGACCAATACAAAGATGGGTGATGTTGATTTCGTGTCGTGTAAAATGATCGGGATAGATTGGACGATGTTGGACTACAAAAGTCTGCTCGCCACTGATCCTCTGCGATTTAAAGAGTGCATCTTAAACGATAGCAATTTCTTTGGTTTGACATTGGAGGGAGTTGTGATGAAAGAGTGCCGCGCCAAAGATGTCGATTTTAGCAATGCAAAACTTCAAAATGCAAATTTTACAGGCAGCGACTTCAAAGGTGCACTGTTTGCCAATACATATCTAGAAAATGCCAATTTTACAGACGCTCAAAACACTTCCATCGATATACGTTCCAATCACCTTACAGGTGCAATTTTCAGCCGTTATGAGGCACTGTATTTGCTAGAGACAATGGGTATAGTCTTGGTAGATTGA
- a CDS encoding helix-hairpin-helix domain-containing protein, with translation MNPIKVVREKTKKLTDLPNIGKSLADDLRSIGIDTPQMLKGKDPYELYQRLCEVTSSRQDPCVLDVFMSVTDFMNGNEPKVWWDYTDERKKRYGNGKKIAEI, from the coding sequence ATGAATCCTATTAAAGTTGTACGAGAAAAGACAAAAAAACTCACAGATCTGCCCAATATCGGTAAATCTTTGGCAGATGACCTGCGCTCGATAGGTATAGATACACCCCAAATGCTAAAAGGTAAAGATCCTTACGAGCTTTATCAAAGACTCTGTGAAGTGACAAGCAGTAGACAAGACCCTTGTGTACTTGATGTCTTTATGTCCGTTACCGACTTTATGAATGGTAATGAACCGAAAGTGTGGTGGGATTATACCGATGAGCGTAAAAAGCGGTATGGCAACGGTAAAAAAATAGCAGAAATATAG
- a CDS encoding YciI family protein, translating to MFIVSLTYTASLEEVDKYLALHVSYLEEQYALGNFIASGRKVPRTGGVILSKMDSLESLQAVLEKDPFKINDLAAYEIIEFTPSMTAKGFENLKEEI from the coding sequence ATGTTTATAGTATCACTCACATACACCGCTTCACTAGAGGAAGTGGACAAGTATTTAGCCTTACATGTAAGCTATCTTGAGGAGCAGTATGCATTAGGCAACTTCATCGCTTCAGGTCGTAAAGTTCCGCGTACAGGCGGTGTTATCCTTTCAAAAATGGATTCGCTTGAAAGTCTGCAGGCGGTTTTGGAAAAAGACCCTTTTAAGATCAACGATCTTGCCGCTTATGAGATCATCGAGTTTACACCTAGCATGACGGCTAAAGGGTTTGAAAACCTAAAAGAGGAGATATAA
- a CDS encoding ATP-binding protein: protein MQQNIDWKNCYGAIWRAKKEYLKPVKNIDEITFEDLIGIERQKKELITNTERFLDDLPSNNVLLWGARGTGKSSLIKAVLNAYNARGLRIIEIDRDDLDDLIEISDMIRNLPYKFIIFCDDLSFEEGEKGYKGLKRILEGSIETPPSNVKIYATSNRRHLITEYQRENEGTVVGENGELHYSDSVEEKISLSDRFGLWLSFYHGTQAEYLEVVDSYFKDYKGDREFLHAEALRFAQVRASRTGRTAKQFYNSYFQK from the coding sequence ATGCAGCAGAATATTGACTGGAAAAACTGTTACGGAGCTATATGGCGGGCTAAAAAAGAGTATCTCAAACCTGTAAAAAACATAGATGAGATCACATTTGAAGATCTGATAGGCATAGAGAGACAAAAAAAAGAGCTCATAACGAACACCGAGCGTTTTTTGGATGATCTTCCTTCAAACAATGTCTTGCTATGGGGTGCAAGAGGTACGGGTAAATCCTCGCTTATCAAAGCGGTTTTAAACGCCTACAACGCAAGAGGTCTTCGCATCATCGAGATAGACAGAGACGACCTAGACGATCTCATAGAGATATCGGACATGATACGTAACCTGCCTTACAAGTTCATCATCTTTTGTGACGACTTGTCATTTGAAGAGGGAGAGAAGGGCTATAAAGGTCTTAAACGCATACTTGAAGGTTCTATAGAGACACCGCCTAGCAATGTCAAGATATATGCTACCTCAAACAGACGCCATCTTATCACCGAATATCAAAGAGAAAATGAGGGTACGGTGGTCGGAGAGAATGGCGAACTTCACTATTCAGACAGCGTAGAGGAGAAGATATCGCTCAGCGACAGATTCGGTCTGTGGCTCTCTTTCTATCACGGCACGCAAGCCGAGTATCTAGAAGTCGTAGACAGTTACTTTAAGGACTACAAAGGCGATAGAGAGTTCTTGCATGCAGAGGCTCTGCGTTTTGCGCAGGTGAGGGCAAGTAGAACCGGCAGAACGGCAAAGCAGTTTTATAACAGCTATTTTCAAAAGTAA
- a CDS encoding TetR/AcrR family transcriptional regulator: MAIKKTSREEILKGAIRLFKIRGYYNTSMANIAEACGLIKGSIYHHFKSKDEIGLESLKYIHHYFSEHIYAIADRSDLSDDEKVRLFVKKTDDYFLHSEGGCLLGNLALEVSAENLEFKEEIKSYFTNWENALAKILQNKYANNEAHLLAKEYVALTQGAIMMMNLYGTSKDYLHVGEKIIGLLR, encoded by the coding sequence ATGGCAATCAAAAAGACATCACGGGAAGAGATTTTAAAAGGGGCTATCAGGCTTTTTAAGATTCGTGGGTATTACAACACTTCTATGGCGAACATCGCCGAGGCTTGCGGGCTGATAAAAGGGAGTATTTACCACCATTTTAAGAGCAAAGATGAGATCGGTTTGGAGTCTTTGAAGTACATACACCACTATTTTTCAGAGCATATTTACGCCATTGCAGATAGAAGTGATTTGTCAGATGATGAAAAAGTCAGACTCTTTGTAAAGAAAACGGATGATTACTTTTTGCATAGTGAGGGTGGTTGTTTACTTGGAAATTTAGCGTTGGAAGTGTCTGCTGAGAACCTGGAGTTCAAAGAGGAAATAAAGTCCTATTTTACGAATTGGGAAAATGCCTTGGCTAAGATATTACAAAACAAGTACGCCAATAATGAAGCTCATTTATTGGCAAAAGAGTATGTAGCTTTGACGCAGGGTGCCATCATGATGATGAACCTTTACGGTACTTCAAAAGATTACTTACATGTAGGAGAAAAGATTATCGGCTTGCTCCGGTAA
- a CDS encoding TonB-dependent receptor, whose product MLCKNCFSKAKLISSLFLLMSLSNLDAKMDDIITSISNDMEHFNEVATVTKENEKYQPYIISVFQGKELEKLGVSNLKEAIELVPGIDMATDNSNIQTPIFRGSNSLAYGQTKLFIDDVLVNNLFLDAYSEYLGMPIEMIKRIEVVRGPGSKTNGVNAYAGSINVITYAEDFKGFESKDGIVFKYGSYDYKMGGFLKTLKTDDLKLFVDFYYQKDDKKLPAGPDGLSQGALGLANIGLSKSGDAPLWLEDYSLGVNMKYKDFSVKARILEHKQGSAYGINLALPQKSDRLKLPSYYLELGYDKKINDYKFDIKAGVKYDNFDSYSKLGPDDLNLSGIIFPNGIYGEHIAKQRTLYQSTYLKYYGLDDHIITTGYRIIREETVDMISKLSNRSTGDVALVDYTDTLPFFDKDAKRDILILSLQDEFWFNDDLSFIYGINYEQTSYKDAGLEPRVSMVYRLDQQNIFKAIYSRAHRNPSWQEMFTKNNLARVGNKDLEPEKVDAFELAYIKKFSNDSYLQTNLFYLLNKNQIYNSATDPVYRNVGDTDIYGFEFEYKGHLSSVDKLYLNYSYVTGSSHIKDQAVNDSLPNVSHHLAKGYYIYNLNENLSLSSVAKYVSEKDRAPGDTRDKLNAYATLDASLGYQNRKYDYSLLLSVKNIFDARVAYASPPHTYIEDYEQERRNFLITLKKEF is encoded by the coding sequence ATGTTATGTAAGAACTGTTTTAGTAAAGCCAAACTCATAAGCAGTCTGTTTTTACTCATGAGCCTCTCAAATCTGGATGCGAAGATGGACGACATCATCACTTCTATATCTAACGATATGGAACACTTCAATGAAGTCGCGACAGTCACAAAAGAGAATGAGAAATACCAGCCCTACATCATCTCTGTCTTTCAAGGAAAAGAGCTTGAAAAACTCGGTGTCTCAAATTTAAAAGAAGCGATAGAACTCGTTCCCGGCATCGACATGGCTACAGATAACAGTAATATCCAGACACCTATTTTTCGCGGTTCAAACTCACTTGCATACGGGCAGACAAAACTTTTTATAGATGATGTGCTTGTCAACAATCTTTTTCTTGATGCTTACTCGGAATACCTCGGTATGCCTATAGAGATGATCAAAAGGATCGAGGTCGTAAGAGGTCCTGGAAGCAAGACAAACGGGGTCAATGCCTATGCCGGTTCCATCAATGTCATAACTTATGCAGAAGACTTTAAAGGATTTGAGTCAAAAGACGGCATCGTATTTAAATACGGTTCATACGACTACAAGATGGGAGGTTTTCTAAAAACTTTAAAGACCGATGATCTAAAGCTATTTGTAGATTTTTACTATCAAAAAGATGATAAAAAGCTTCCTGCAGGCCCTGACGGACTTTCACAAGGAGCATTAGGTTTGGCAAATATCGGACTCTCAAAGTCCGGCGATGCACCGCTATGGCTTGAGGACTACTCTCTTGGTGTTAATATGAAATATAAAGATTTTTCCGTTAAAGCCCGCATATTAGAACATAAACAGGGAAGTGCCTACGGCATAAACTTGGCACTGCCGCAAAAAAGTGACAGATTAAAACTGCCAAGTTACTACCTCGAACTAGGCTATGATAAAAAGATAAACGATTATAAGTTTGACATCAAGGCCGGTGTAAAATACGATAACTTTGACTCCTATTCAAAACTGGGTCCGGATGATCTTAACCTCAGCGGCATCATTTTTCCTAACGGGATATACGGAGAGCATATCGCCAAGCAGAGGACTCTGTATCAATCTACCTATTTAAAATACTATGGACTGGATGATCATATCATTACCACAGGATACCGCATCATAAGAGAAGAGACCGTAGATATGATCTCAAAACTTTCAAACAGGTCCACCGGTGATGTCGCATTGGTCGATTATACCGATACACTGCCATTTTTTGATAAGGATGCCAAACGGGACATCCTTATCCTCTCACTGCAGGATGAATTTTGGTTTAACGACGACCTCAGCTTCATATACGGTATCAACTATGAACAGACCTCATATAAAGATGCAGGTCTTGAACCTAGAGTCTCTATGGTCTACAGACTCGACCAGCAAAACATCTTTAAAGCTATATACAGCCGTGCACATAGAAACCCGTCATGGCAGGAGATGTTTACCAAAAACAATCTTGCAAGAGTCGGGAACAAGGATCTAGAACCGGAAAAAGTAGATGCTTTTGAGCTCGCTTACATTAAAAAGTTTTCAAACGACTCTTATCTGCAGACAAACCTTTTTTATCTTCTTAATAAAAATCAAATATATAATTCAGCTACTGATCCTGTATATAGAAATGTCGGGGATACGGATATATATGGTTTTGAATTTGAATATAAAGGACATCTCTCATCTGTAGATAAGTTATATCTAAACTACTCATACGTGACCGGTTCATCTCATATAAAAGATCAAGCAGTAAATGACTCTTTGCCAAACGTCTCACATCATCTGGCTAAAGGGTACTATATCTATAATCTCAATGAGAACCTATCTCTTAGCAGTGTTGCAAAATATGTCAGTGAAAAAGACAGAGCACCCGGTGATACACGCGATAAGCTCAATGCCTATGCCACTTTAGATGCTTCACTTGGATATCAAAACCGAAAATATGACTATAGTCTGCTTTTGAGTGTTAAAAATATCTTTGATGCCAGAGTCGCCTATGCCTCTCCTCCACATACATATATAGAGGATTATGAACAAGAGCGCAGAAACTTCCTGATAACATTAAAGAAAGAGTTCTAG
- a CDS encoding GNAT family N-acyltransferase, which yields MSFTFLEVKEGDLLKQVYAFRYKILSEIYPEYLKISNLYDNEEHDKYDPYAVHFAAIDDKDQVCATLRLIYNSPVGYPTENSMHFNKEIFSRDKLAEMSRIFVDAKYRDLKTTKIIIEGAKKFMYSKMKELGIEYSYGSLEKAFLRLLKIYKVHYHTLAEQQLHDLFGFRYPCVLYTQQLGEDNPELIRYWEKRHVM from the coding sequence TTGAGTTTTACTTTTTTAGAAGTCAAAGAGGGTGATCTGTTAAAACAAGTTTATGCTTTCAGGTATAAGATTCTTTCTGAAATCTATCCTGAATATTTAAAAATCTCAAACCTGTATGATAATGAAGAACACGATAAATACGATCCTTATGCTGTTCATTTTGCAGCTATAGATGATAAAGACCAAGTCTGCGCCACACTTAGACTGATATATAACTCCCCCGTCGGATACCCCACAGAGAACAGTATGCATTTTAACAAAGAGATCTTTTCAAGAGACAAACTTGCCGAAATGTCGAGAATATTTGTAGATGCCAAGTACAGAGATCTTAAAACTACAAAGATCATCATAGAGGGAGCAAAAAAGTTTATGTATTCCAAAATGAAAGAGCTGGGTATAGAGTACAGCTACGGTTCACTTGAAAAAGCATTTCTAAGACTCCTGAAGATCTATAAAGTACATTACCACACTTTAGCGGAACAACAACTTCATGATCTGTTCGGCTTTCGTTATCCATGCGTTTTATACACACAGCAGCTAGGCGAAGACAATCCGGAACTGATCAGATATTGGGAGAAACGACATGTTATGTAA
- a CDS encoding EAL domain-containing protein, which yields MKQEFKSLSTKIVLSISLVSLLSVVVIFNVFERINKQAFYSIEMEKADLVLKTIEPLVALNIYLDMNGKIDDTLLKLIENPNILAIKVIKDDKIIKEMKSKDYSSNVNDSFKVEKAILQPNSQKQIGTLLLVYSTKNYKVLIDKYTTLLIEILIALVLFFLLFSLYVKRLLSPLRQIAKALKNFSPNKKVHLPLIEEHNEIGLISNALSHMQEKILEYSKEQEDANHFLEDKVNEKTVELRKQLYTNSLTGLPNRLSLLNEISNYTDGALLVINIDDFKEINDFFGHIAGDTVLISFARTLENMFANEDDVILMHLSGDEFALLFTKKPLLNEFIQIAQKLIDNVEKMVFYHENNELSIRITIGGAFQIEGALEKADIALKSAKQQKKSFLLYDGKHNVEKLYKNNIEWGKKLAKAIEEDRIAPYFQPIYDNVSNKIVSVESLIRLIDNGNTVISPYEFLTIAKKSKLYSKLTKIMVQKSCKYFEDIDCDFSVNLSVEDILDEATIEYIKHNIEKYNVSKKIIFEILETEGIDNYQEVSTFISEMKALGCRIAIDDFGSGYSSFEHLLRLDIDYIKIDGSLIKHLDTDPNAQIVVETIVNFAKKLNIITIAEYVHTEAVYIKAKELKIDRTQGFFLAEPQAEFSLS from the coding sequence ATGAAACAAGAATTTAAGTCACTTTCTACAAAAATCGTACTTTCGATTTCATTGGTATCGCTGCTTTCTGTCGTAGTGATCTTTAATGTTTTTGAAAGGATCAATAAACAGGCTTTTTACAGTATTGAGATGGAAAAAGCCGATCTTGTCCTAAAGACCATTGAACCGCTGGTCGCACTCAACATCTACCTTGATATGAACGGTAAAATAGACGATACACTGTTAAAACTCATCGAAAATCCCAATATTTTAGCCATTAAAGTCATAAAAGACGACAAGATAATCAAAGAGATGAAATCTAAAGATTACAGCAGTAATGTCAATGACTCTTTTAAAGTTGAAAAAGCCATTTTACAACCAAATTCACAAAAGCAGATCGGGACGTTACTTCTTGTCTACTCTACTAAAAACTATAAAGTATTGATAGATAAATATACCACTTTACTCATCGAAATCTTGATAGCACTCGTTTTGTTCTTTTTACTGTTTAGTCTCTACGTGAAGAGACTTCTCTCTCCTCTGAGACAGATAGCAAAGGCATTAAAAAATTTCTCACCGAATAAAAAAGTTCATCTTCCTTTAATAGAAGAACATAATGAGATCGGTCTTATCTCAAACGCTCTTAGCCATATGCAAGAGAAGATCTTAGAATATTCAAAAGAGCAAGAAGATGCAAACCATTTTCTTGAAGATAAAGTAAATGAAAAAACAGTGGAACTTCGAAAACAGCTTTATACAAACAGTCTGACAGGACTACCAAATAGACTAAGTTTACTCAATGAGATAAGCAACTATACTGATGGTGCGCTTCTGGTCATCAATATTGATGACTTTAAAGAGATCAATGACTTTTTCGGTCATATTGCAGGAGATACTGTTTTAATCTCTTTCGCACGTACACTCGAGAATATGTTTGCAAATGAGGATGATGTGATCCTGATGCATCTTTCCGGTGACGAGTTCGCTTTACTGTTTACGAAAAAACCTTTGTTAAACGAATTTATACAGATCGCTCAAAAACTAATCGACAATGTGGAAAAAATGGTCTTTTATCATGAAAACAATGAACTATCTATCCGAATCACTATCGGAGGAGCATTTCAGATAGAAGGAGCTTTGGAAAAAGCTGATATCGCTTTAAAATCAGCTAAACAACAGAAAAAATCCTTTTTACTTTATGATGGAAAACATAATGTGGAAAAACTCTATAAAAACAATATCGAATGGGGGAAAAAGTTGGCAAAAGCCATAGAAGAAGATAGGATCGCGCCCTACTTTCAACCTATCTATGACAATGTATCCAACAAGATCGTAAGTGTCGAATCCCTTATACGTCTCATCGATAATGGTAATACTGTTATCAGCCCTTATGAGTTTTTAACTATTGCAAAAAAAAGTAAGCTGTATAGCAAATTGACAAAAATAATGGTTCAAAAAAGTTGTAAATACTTTGAAGATATAGATTGTGATTTTTCAGTAAATCTATCGGTAGAAGATATCTTGGATGAAGCTACGATAGAATATATAAAACACAATATAGAAAAATACAATGTCAGCAAAAAGATAATCTTTGAGATCCTCGAAACGGAAGGTATAGATAATTATCAAGAGGTATCAACTTTTATCAGTGAGATGAAGGCTCTCGGCTGTAGAATCGCTATAGATGATTTTGGCTCAGGGTATTCAAGTTTTGAACATCTTCTTCGACTTGATATTGACTACATCAAGATAGACGGCTCGTTGATAAAGCATCTTGATACCGATCCAAATGCTCAAATAGTCGTCGAAACGATCGTAAACTTTGCAAAAAAATTAAATATTATTACTATCGCAGAGTATGTTCACACTGAAGCGGTCTACATAAAAGCTAAAGAGTTGAAGATCGACCGTACACAAGGATTCTTCCTTGCAGAACCGCAAGCAGAGTTTTCCTTATCTTAA
- a CDS encoding DsrE family protein, whose amino-acid sequence MKDKLLIVISTDNADSIMKFPLLYGGVSLPRDYWKRVHVMFWGASIMQARDNKIIREKVLSMQKDGVEFSSCIVCAQEYEAVESLEYIGIPCNHTGELLTEALKSEEWSVLTI is encoded by the coding sequence ATGAAAGATAAACTGCTTATAGTCATAAGTACCGACAATGCAGACAGCATCATGAAGTTTCCGCTGCTTTACGGCGGAGTGTCGCTTCCTAGAGATTACTGGAAGAGAGTGCATGTGATGTTTTGGGGCGCTTCCATCATGCAGGCGAGAGATAATAAGATCATTAGAGAAAAAGTGCTCTCGATGCAAAAAGACGGTGTGGAGTTTAGTTCATGCATCGTCTGTGCTCAGGAATACGAAGCCGTCGAGTCCTTAGAATACATCGGCATACCGTGTAACCATACGGGAGAACTTTTGACCGAGGCTCTTAAAAGCGAGGAGTGGTCTGTACTGACCATATAA
- a CDS encoding GNAT family acetyltransferase — MKLKIAELSDIDKVLELHFKYQIDSIKEEDKKDGFVTTPFTKEQLSELIEKEQGLFIALQEGEVVAYVMAASWQFWSRWPMFAYMIEGLGDLEYLGKRLSTENSYQYGPICIDKSVRGSGVLEAIFEFARGEMAKRYPILVTFINKINPRSYEAHTRKLGLDVIKEFSYNGNNYYELVYDTSKSLR, encoded by the coding sequence ATGAAGTTAAAGATAGCAGAACTTAGTGATATAGATAAAGTCCTGGAACTTCATTTCAAGTACCAGATAGACTCCATCAAGGAGGAGGATAAAAAAGACGGTTTTGTCACGACTCCTTTTACAAAAGAACAGCTTTCTGAGCTCATAGAAAAAGAGCAGGGGCTTTTTATCGCACTCCAAGAGGGTGAAGTCGTAGCGTATGTTATGGCGGCATCGTGGCAGTTTTGGTCAAGATGGCCGATGTTCGCTTATATGATAGAAGGTCTGGGAGATCTTGAATATCTGGGAAAAAGACTGAGTACAGAGAACTCTTACCAGTACGGTCCTATCTGTATCGATAAAAGTGTGAGGGGAAGCGGAGTACTTGAAGCGATATTTGAGTTTGCAAGAGGCGAGATGGCAAAACGTTACCCGATACTTGTGACATTCATAAACAAGATAAATCCGCGCTCATACGAAGCTCATACAAGAAAGCTGGGTCTTGATGTCATAAAAGAGTTCTCATATAACGGTAACAACTACTATGAGCTGGTATATGATACTTCCAAGTCATTAAGATAA
- a CDS encoding DMT family transporter, whose amino-acid sequence MEDSKNSTRYFIGMIVAMLLWGVAWTAGKAAAEHSNAEVAAFWRYAISFISILPVIWYLKVPLKTDRMGFVYMLGAGLLTSLFNYLFFAGLSHGQAGYGGTMVTALAPIFTYLMSIAILGTKVSTRQVIALSIGVFGALILLRVPFEGFAFLNVESSYFLECAIVWAFVTILSQKASKRANPMFYTLVVFGVAGVTNMFFALPHHPFDIQAYDGVFWATIIFIGVFPGTFSTALFFLSAGKIGAHRTGVFMFIVPVGAIVSSWFVYGESIALSTVIGCLLAFFAVMLFNMKRTSKAVEQKV is encoded by the coding sequence ATGGAAGATAGTAAAAACTCTACTCGTTATTTTATAGGCATGATCGTGGCTATGCTGCTTTGGGGTGTGGCTTGGACGGCAGGAAAAGCTGCTGCCGAGCATTCAAATGCCGAAGTCGCAGCCTTTTGGCGATATGCTATCTCTTTTATCAGCATCCTTCCCGTCATCTGGTACTTAAAAGTCCCTCTAAAAACCGATAGGATGGGATTTGTCTATATGCTTGGAGCAGGATTGCTTACATCACTTTTTAACTACCTTTTTTTCGCAGGACTCTCTCACGGTCAGGCAGGTTACGGCGGTACGATGGTAACGGCTCTTGCTCCCATATTTACATACCTGATGTCCATAGCCATCTTAGGTACGAAAGTATCGACACGCCAGGTCATAGCACTTTCTATCGGGGTCTTTGGCGCACTTATTTTACTTCGCGTACCGTTTGAGGGGTTCGCTTTTTTAAATGTGGAGAGCTCTTACTTTTTAGAGTGTGCCATCGTCTGGGCATTTGTGACCATCCTTTCACAAAAAGCGTCAAAAAGAGCGAACCCTATGTTTTATACACTTGTCGTCTTTGGAGTAGCAGGGGTGACAAACATGTTCTTTGCACTGCCGCATCATCCGTTTGATATTCAAGCTTATGACGGAGTTTTCTGGGCTACGATCATCTTTATAGGTGTGTTTCCGGGAACATTCAGCACGGCTCTCTTTTTCCTTTCAGCAGGTAAGATCGGAGCGCACAGGACGGGAGTCTTTATGTTCATCGTCCCGGTAGGTGCCATCGTATCGAGCTGGTTCGTGTATGGAGAGAGCATAGCGCTCTCGACAGTCATAGGATGTCTGCTTGCTTTTTTTGCCGTTATGCTGTTTAATATGAAAAGAACTTCCAAAGCGGTAGAACAAAAGGTTTAA